The following proteins come from a genomic window of Acanthopagrus latus isolate v.2019 chromosome 5, fAcaLat1.1, whole genome shotgun sequence:
- the LOC119019381 gene encoding ral guanine nucleotide dissociation stimulator-like isoform X4, whose product MLCWNPWACGLLVKTGVCWDGEDYYRRVRGAGRQSSTQEIGEEAEEDAIFTITLRKVQLHQSASKGQRWLGVDTDSALSLYETCKVRTIKAGTLERLVEYMVSAFRGKDSTYVTIFLCTYRSFATTKQVLDLLLHRYAKLQNVPAATAHRVSQDDCTELRNTVSSILGAWLDQYSEDFWTPPNYDCLHQLLSYLHRHFPGSDLERRARNLLAHFHRRQQCEPDPDGEHIGCPFATQEESGFEDELPAFSFLSFDPIMVAEQFTLMDADLFKKVVPYHCLGGIWSQRDKKGKEHLAPTIRATVAQFNSVTNCVITTCLSNPTLKPNQRARLLERWIDVARECRILKNFSSLRAILSALQCNAIHRLKRTWEEVSRESFRTFRELSEIFSDDNNYSLSRELLVKEGTSKFATLEINPKRAQRRHQQQRDLGVMQGTIPYLGTFLTDLVMMDTAMKDYTEGGLINFEKRRKEFEVIAQIKLLQLASNNYSFTQDSHFREWFAGVEKLSEAESYNLSCEIEPLSESASNTLRAKKNGGIMKRWSDRQLTEAGCSSAPGSHSKSFDHSHYRPYQGGGGDSGDALSVTSVSSSGSDLEDVNASFLSDSPEGHERKTSTPSVKLSVSALGREAPAADTTSTNKICRPGHLCRPTFWECTSLSSLDTSGTGSSSGSASGSSSASSSSVSCSTPLSASRSHKRSVSAVSNYSTLSLPLYNQQVDDCCIIRVSLDVENGNMYKSILVTSQDKTPAVIRKAMIKHNLEREKTEEYELMQKISEDKELRIPDNANVFYAMNSTANYDFVLKKRGSARPVRAKNVASSTLPRMKQKGLKIAKGIF is encoded by the exons AGCTCGACGCAGGAGATCGGCGAGGAGGCCGAGGAGGACGCCATCTTCACCATCACGCTGAGGAAGGTGCAGCTTCACCAGTCAGCCAGTAAGGGGCAGCGATGGCTGGGCGTGGACACGGACTCCGCCCTGAGCCTCTACGAGACCTGCAAGGTGCGGACCATCAAGGCCGGTACGCTGGAGAGGCTGGTGGAGTACATGGTGTCGGCGTTCAGGGGCAAAGACTCCACCTACGTCACCATCTTCCTGTGCACCTACCGCTCCTTCGCCACCACCAAGCAGGTGCTGGATCTCCTGCTCCACAG GTATGCCAAGCTCCAAAACGTCCCTGCAGCCACTGCACACAGAGTCTCCCAGGACGACTGCACAGAGCTGAGAAA CACTGTTTCATCCATCCTTGGTGCGTGGCTGGATCAGTACTCTGAGGACTTCTGGACCCCTCCGAACTACGACTGTCTGCACCAGCTTCTGTCGTACCTTCATCGTCACTTCCCCGGCTCGGACCTGGAGCGTCGCGCCCGCAACCTGCTGGCCCATTTCCACCGCCGACAGCAGTGTGAGCCTGATCCTGATG GGGAACACATCGGCTGCCCTTTTGCAACGCAGGAAGAGAGCGGCTTTGAGGACGAACTTCCTGCTTTTAGTTTCCTGTCGTTTGACCCAATCATGGTGGCCGAGCAGTTCACGCTCATGGACGCG GATCTGTTTAAGAAGGTGGTGCCCTACCACTGCCTGGGGGGGATCTGGTCTCAGCGGGATAAGAAGGGAAAGGAGCACCTTGCTCCCACCATCAGAGCCACTGTGGCTCAGTTCAACTCAGTCACCAACTGTGTCATCACCACCTGCCTGAGCAACCCGACGCTGAAGCCCAACCAGAGAGCCAGGCTGCTGGAGAGGTGGATAGACGTGGCTCGG GAGTGTCGGATCTTGAAGAACTTCTCGTCGTTGCGAGCCATCCTCTCCGCCTTGCAGTGCAACGCCATCCACCGCCTGAAGAGGACCTGGGAGGAAGTGTCACG AGAGAGTTTCCGCACCTTCCGTGAGCTGTCCGAGATCTTCTCAGATGACAACAACTACTCCCTCAGCCGAGAGCTGCTGGTGAAG GAGGGCACCTCCAAGTTCGCCACTTTGGAAATCAACCCCAAACGAGCTCAGAGGAGAcatcaacagcagagagacCTG GGAGTGATGCAGGGGACGATTCCTTACCTGGGCACCTTCCTGACGGACCTGGTGATGATGGACACTGCCATGAAGGATTACACTGAG gGTGGTCTGATCAACTttgagaagaggagaaag GAGTTTGAGGTGATCGCTCAGATCAAACTGCTTCAGTTGGCCTCCAACAACTACAGTTTCACTCAGGACAGCCACTTCAGGGAGTGGTTCGCTGGCGTGGAGAAACTCAGCGAGGCAGAGAG CTACAATCTGTCCTGTGAGATCGAGCCTCTGTCAGAGTCGGCCAGCAACACGCTCAGAGCCAAGAAGAATGGAGGAATCATGAAACGATGGAGCGA CCGGCAGTTGACGGAGGCTGGCTGCAGCAGCGCTCCAGGCTCTCATTCCAAGTCCTTTGACCACTCACACTACAGACCATATCAAGGGGGCGGCGGGGACAGCGGCGACGCCCTCAGTGTCACATCAGTCAGCTCCAGTGGTTCAGACCTGGAGGATGTGAACGCCAGCTTCCTGTCCGATTCACCGGAGGGACATGAGAGAAAG ACGTCGACTCCCTCAGTGAAACTCAGCGTCTCTGCTTTGGGTAGagaagctccagcagcagacacaaCGTCAACG aacaagatttgtagaccaggacatctctgcaggcctaca TTCTGGGAGTGTACGTCACTGTCGTCTCTGGACACCTCGGGCACGGGCTCCAGCTCCGGTTCGGCCTCCGGCTCCAGCagcgcctcctcctcttccgtCTCCTGCTCGACCCCTCTATCCGCCTCCCGCTCACACAAACGCTCGGTGTCGGCGGTGTCGAACTACTCGACTCTGTCGCTGCCGCTGTACAACCAGCAGGTGGATGACTGCTGCATCATCAGGGTCAGCCTGGACGTGGAGAACGGCAACATGTACAAGAGCATCCTG GTGACGAGCCAAGACAAGACTCCAGCCGTCATCCGGAAGGCCATGATCAAACACAACCTGGAGCGGGAGAAGACCGAGGAATATGAGCTGATGCAGAAAATCTCTGAAGACAAAG AGCTCCGGATCCCGGACAATGCCAATGTTTTCTACGCCATGAACTCCACTGCCAACTATGACTTTGTGCTAAAGAAGCGTGGCTCGGCCCGGCCGGTGCGGGCCAAGAATGTGGCCAGTTCGACGCTGCCTCGCATGAAACAGAAGGGACTGAAGATCGCTAAAGGGATTTTCTGA
- the LOC119019381 gene encoding ral guanine nucleotide dissociation stimulator-like isoform X5: METKSLFNLHRALAQPVKMCMFDFPVTILEDLSSTQEIGEEAEEDAIFTITLRKVQLHQSASKGQRWLGVDTDSALSLYETCKVRTIKAGTLERLVEYMVSAFRGKDSTYVTIFLCTYRSFATTKQVLDLLLHRYAKLQNVPAATAHRVSQDDCTELRNTVSSILGAWLDQYSEDFWTPPNYDCLHQLLSYLHRHFPGSDLERRARNLLAHFHRRQQCEPDPDGEHIGCPFATQEESGFEDELPAFSFLSFDPIMVAEQFTLMDADLFKKVVPYHCLGGIWSQRDKKGKEHLAPTIRATVAQFNSVTNCVITTCLSNPTLKPNQRARLLERWIDVARECRILKNFSSLRAILSALQCNAIHRLKRTWEEVSRESFRTFRELSEIFSDDNNYSLSRELLVKEGTSKFATLEINPKRAQRRHQQQRDLGVMQGTIPYLGTFLTDLVMMDTAMKDYTEGGLINFEKRRKEFEVIAQIKLLQLASNNYSFTQDSHFREWFAGVEKLSEAESYNLSCEIEPLSESASNTLRAKKNGGIMKRWSDRQLTEAGCSSAPGSHSKSFDHSHYRPYQGGGGDSGDALSVTSVSSSGSDLEDVNASFLSDSPEGHERKTSTPSVKLSVSALGREAPAADTTSTNKICRPGHLCRPTFWECTSLSSLDTSGTGSSSGSASGSSSASSSSVSCSTPLSASRSHKRSVSAVSNYSTLSLPLYNQQVDDCCIIRVSLDVENGNMYKSILVTSQDKTPAVIRKAMIKHNLEREKTEEYELMQKISEDKELRIPDNANVFYAMNSTANYDFVLKKRGSARPVRAKNVASSTLPRMKQKGLKIAKGIF, encoded by the exons AGCTCGACGCAGGAGATCGGCGAGGAGGCCGAGGAGGACGCCATCTTCACCATCACGCTGAGGAAGGTGCAGCTTCACCAGTCAGCCAGTAAGGGGCAGCGATGGCTGGGCGTGGACACGGACTCCGCCCTGAGCCTCTACGAGACCTGCAAGGTGCGGACCATCAAGGCCGGTACGCTGGAGAGGCTGGTGGAGTACATGGTGTCGGCGTTCAGGGGCAAAGACTCCACCTACGTCACCATCTTCCTGTGCACCTACCGCTCCTTCGCCACCACCAAGCAGGTGCTGGATCTCCTGCTCCACAG GTATGCCAAGCTCCAAAACGTCCCTGCAGCCACTGCACACAGAGTCTCCCAGGACGACTGCACAGAGCTGAGAAA CACTGTTTCATCCATCCTTGGTGCGTGGCTGGATCAGTACTCTGAGGACTTCTGGACCCCTCCGAACTACGACTGTCTGCACCAGCTTCTGTCGTACCTTCATCGTCACTTCCCCGGCTCGGACCTGGAGCGTCGCGCCCGCAACCTGCTGGCCCATTTCCACCGCCGACAGCAGTGTGAGCCTGATCCTGATG GGGAACACATCGGCTGCCCTTTTGCAACGCAGGAAGAGAGCGGCTTTGAGGACGAACTTCCTGCTTTTAGTTTCCTGTCGTTTGACCCAATCATGGTGGCCGAGCAGTTCACGCTCATGGACGCG GATCTGTTTAAGAAGGTGGTGCCCTACCACTGCCTGGGGGGGATCTGGTCTCAGCGGGATAAGAAGGGAAAGGAGCACCTTGCTCCCACCATCAGAGCCACTGTGGCTCAGTTCAACTCAGTCACCAACTGTGTCATCACCACCTGCCTGAGCAACCCGACGCTGAAGCCCAACCAGAGAGCCAGGCTGCTGGAGAGGTGGATAGACGTGGCTCGG GAGTGTCGGATCTTGAAGAACTTCTCGTCGTTGCGAGCCATCCTCTCCGCCTTGCAGTGCAACGCCATCCACCGCCTGAAGAGGACCTGGGAGGAAGTGTCACG AGAGAGTTTCCGCACCTTCCGTGAGCTGTCCGAGATCTTCTCAGATGACAACAACTACTCCCTCAGCCGAGAGCTGCTGGTGAAG GAGGGCACCTCCAAGTTCGCCACTTTGGAAATCAACCCCAAACGAGCTCAGAGGAGAcatcaacagcagagagacCTG GGAGTGATGCAGGGGACGATTCCTTACCTGGGCACCTTCCTGACGGACCTGGTGATGATGGACACTGCCATGAAGGATTACACTGAG gGTGGTCTGATCAACTttgagaagaggagaaag GAGTTTGAGGTGATCGCTCAGATCAAACTGCTTCAGTTGGCCTCCAACAACTACAGTTTCACTCAGGACAGCCACTTCAGGGAGTGGTTCGCTGGCGTGGAGAAACTCAGCGAGGCAGAGAG CTACAATCTGTCCTGTGAGATCGAGCCTCTGTCAGAGTCGGCCAGCAACACGCTCAGAGCCAAGAAGAATGGAGGAATCATGAAACGATGGAGCGA CCGGCAGTTGACGGAGGCTGGCTGCAGCAGCGCTCCAGGCTCTCATTCCAAGTCCTTTGACCACTCACACTACAGACCATATCAAGGGGGCGGCGGGGACAGCGGCGACGCCCTCAGTGTCACATCAGTCAGCTCCAGTGGTTCAGACCTGGAGGATGTGAACGCCAGCTTCCTGTCCGATTCACCGGAGGGACATGAGAGAAAG ACGTCGACTCCCTCAGTGAAACTCAGCGTCTCTGCTTTGGGTAGagaagctccagcagcagacacaaCGTCAACG aacaagatttgtagaccaggacatctctgcaggcctaca TTCTGGGAGTGTACGTCACTGTCGTCTCTGGACACCTCGGGCACGGGCTCCAGCTCCGGTTCGGCCTCCGGCTCCAGCagcgcctcctcctcttccgtCTCCTGCTCGACCCCTCTATCCGCCTCCCGCTCACACAAACGCTCGGTGTCGGCGGTGTCGAACTACTCGACTCTGTCGCTGCCGCTGTACAACCAGCAGGTGGATGACTGCTGCATCATCAGGGTCAGCCTGGACGTGGAGAACGGCAACATGTACAAGAGCATCCTG GTGACGAGCCAAGACAAGACTCCAGCCGTCATCCGGAAGGCCATGATCAAACACAACCTGGAGCGGGAGAAGACCGAGGAATATGAGCTGATGCAGAAAATCTCTGAAGACAAAG AGCTCCGGATCCCGGACAATGCCAATGTTTTCTACGCCATGAACTCCACTGCCAACTATGACTTTGTGCTAAAGAAGCGTGGCTCGGCCCGGCCGGTGCGGGCCAAGAATGTGGCCAGTTCGACGCTGCCTCGCATGAAACAGAAGGGACTGAAGATCGCTAAAGGGATTTTCTGA
- the LOC119019381 gene encoding ral guanine nucleotide dissociation stimulator-like isoform X7 gives MIMLEKQSSTQEIGEEAEEDAIFTITLRKVQLHQSASKGQRWLGVDTDSALSLYETCKVRTIKAGTLERLVEYMVSAFRGKDSTYVTIFLCTYRSFATTKQVLDLLLHRYAKLQNVPAATAHRVSQDDCTELRNTVSSILGAWLDQYSEDFWTPPNYDCLHQLLSYLHRHFPGSDLERRARNLLAHFHRRQQCEPDPDGEHIGCPFATQEESGFEDELPAFSFLSFDPIMVAEQFTLMDADLFKKVVPYHCLGGIWSQRDKKGKEHLAPTIRATVAQFNSVTNCVITTCLSNPTLKPNQRARLLERWIDVARECRILKNFSSLRAILSALQCNAIHRLKRTWEEVSRESFRTFRELSEIFSDDNNYSLSRELLVKEGTSKFATLEINPKRAQRRHQQQRDLGVMQGTIPYLGTFLTDLVMMDTAMKDYTEGGLINFEKRRKEFEVIAQIKLLQLASNNYSFTQDSHFREWFAGVEKLSEAESYNLSCEIEPLSESASNTLRAKKNGGIMKRWSDRQLTEAGCSSAPGSHSKSFDHSHYRPYQGGGGDSGDALSVTSVSSSGSDLEDVNASFLSDSPEGHERKTSTPSVKLSVSALGREAPAADTTSTNKICRPGHLCRPTFWECTSLSSLDTSGTGSSSGSASGSSSASSSSVSCSTPLSASRSHKRSVSAVSNYSTLSLPLYNQQVDDCCIIRVSLDVENGNMYKSILVTSQDKTPAVIRKAMIKHNLEREKTEEYELMQKISEDKELRIPDNANVFYAMNSTANYDFVLKKRGSARPVRAKNVASSTLPRMKQKGLKIAKGIF, from the exons AGCTCGACGCAGGAGATCGGCGAGGAGGCCGAGGAGGACGCCATCTTCACCATCACGCTGAGGAAGGTGCAGCTTCACCAGTCAGCCAGTAAGGGGCAGCGATGGCTGGGCGTGGACACGGACTCCGCCCTGAGCCTCTACGAGACCTGCAAGGTGCGGACCATCAAGGCCGGTACGCTGGAGAGGCTGGTGGAGTACATGGTGTCGGCGTTCAGGGGCAAAGACTCCACCTACGTCACCATCTTCCTGTGCACCTACCGCTCCTTCGCCACCACCAAGCAGGTGCTGGATCTCCTGCTCCACAG GTATGCCAAGCTCCAAAACGTCCCTGCAGCCACTGCACACAGAGTCTCCCAGGACGACTGCACAGAGCTGAGAAA CACTGTTTCATCCATCCTTGGTGCGTGGCTGGATCAGTACTCTGAGGACTTCTGGACCCCTCCGAACTACGACTGTCTGCACCAGCTTCTGTCGTACCTTCATCGTCACTTCCCCGGCTCGGACCTGGAGCGTCGCGCCCGCAACCTGCTGGCCCATTTCCACCGCCGACAGCAGTGTGAGCCTGATCCTGATG GGGAACACATCGGCTGCCCTTTTGCAACGCAGGAAGAGAGCGGCTTTGAGGACGAACTTCCTGCTTTTAGTTTCCTGTCGTTTGACCCAATCATGGTGGCCGAGCAGTTCACGCTCATGGACGCG GATCTGTTTAAGAAGGTGGTGCCCTACCACTGCCTGGGGGGGATCTGGTCTCAGCGGGATAAGAAGGGAAAGGAGCACCTTGCTCCCACCATCAGAGCCACTGTGGCTCAGTTCAACTCAGTCACCAACTGTGTCATCACCACCTGCCTGAGCAACCCGACGCTGAAGCCCAACCAGAGAGCCAGGCTGCTGGAGAGGTGGATAGACGTGGCTCGG GAGTGTCGGATCTTGAAGAACTTCTCGTCGTTGCGAGCCATCCTCTCCGCCTTGCAGTGCAACGCCATCCACCGCCTGAAGAGGACCTGGGAGGAAGTGTCACG AGAGAGTTTCCGCACCTTCCGTGAGCTGTCCGAGATCTTCTCAGATGACAACAACTACTCCCTCAGCCGAGAGCTGCTGGTGAAG GAGGGCACCTCCAAGTTCGCCACTTTGGAAATCAACCCCAAACGAGCTCAGAGGAGAcatcaacagcagagagacCTG GGAGTGATGCAGGGGACGATTCCTTACCTGGGCACCTTCCTGACGGACCTGGTGATGATGGACACTGCCATGAAGGATTACACTGAG gGTGGTCTGATCAACTttgagaagaggagaaag GAGTTTGAGGTGATCGCTCAGATCAAACTGCTTCAGTTGGCCTCCAACAACTACAGTTTCACTCAGGACAGCCACTTCAGGGAGTGGTTCGCTGGCGTGGAGAAACTCAGCGAGGCAGAGAG CTACAATCTGTCCTGTGAGATCGAGCCTCTGTCAGAGTCGGCCAGCAACACGCTCAGAGCCAAGAAGAATGGAGGAATCATGAAACGATGGAGCGA CCGGCAGTTGACGGAGGCTGGCTGCAGCAGCGCTCCAGGCTCTCATTCCAAGTCCTTTGACCACTCACACTACAGACCATATCAAGGGGGCGGCGGGGACAGCGGCGACGCCCTCAGTGTCACATCAGTCAGCTCCAGTGGTTCAGACCTGGAGGATGTGAACGCCAGCTTCCTGTCCGATTCACCGGAGGGACATGAGAGAAAG ACGTCGACTCCCTCAGTGAAACTCAGCGTCTCTGCTTTGGGTAGagaagctccagcagcagacacaaCGTCAACG aacaagatttgtagaccaggacatctctgcaggcctaca TTCTGGGAGTGTACGTCACTGTCGTCTCTGGACACCTCGGGCACGGGCTCCAGCTCCGGTTCGGCCTCCGGCTCCAGCagcgcctcctcctcttccgtCTCCTGCTCGACCCCTCTATCCGCCTCCCGCTCACACAAACGCTCGGTGTCGGCGGTGTCGAACTACTCGACTCTGTCGCTGCCGCTGTACAACCAGCAGGTGGATGACTGCTGCATCATCAGGGTCAGCCTGGACGTGGAGAACGGCAACATGTACAAGAGCATCCTG GTGACGAGCCAAGACAAGACTCCAGCCGTCATCCGGAAGGCCATGATCAAACACAACCTGGAGCGGGAGAAGACCGAGGAATATGAGCTGATGCAGAAAATCTCTGAAGACAAAG AGCTCCGGATCCCGGACAATGCCAATGTTTTCTACGCCATGAACTCCACTGCCAACTATGACTTTGTGCTAAAGAAGCGTGGCTCGGCCCGGCCGGTGCGGGCCAAGAATGTGGCCAGTTCGACGCTGCCTCGCATGAAACAGAAGGGACTGAAGATCGCTAAAGGGATTTTCTGA
- the LOC119019381 gene encoding ral guanine nucleotide dissociation stimulator-like isoform X6, whose protein sequence is MLCWNPWACGLLVKTGVCWDGEDYYRRVRGAGRQSSTQEIGEEAEEDAIFTITLRKVQLHQSASKGQRWLGVDTDSALSLYETCKVRTIKAGTLERLVEYMVSAFRGKDSTYVTIFLCTYRSFATTKQVLDLLLHRYAKLQNVPAATAHRVSQDDCTELRNTVSSILGAWLDQYSEDFWTPPNYDCLHQLLSYLHRHFPGSDLERRARNLLAHFHRRQQCEPDPDGEHIGCPFATQEESGFEDELPAFSFLSFDPIMVAEQFTLMDADLFKKVVPYHCLGGIWSQRDKKGKEHLAPTIRATVAQFNSVTNCVITTCLSNPTLKPNQRARLLERWIDVARECRILKNFSSLRAILSALQCNAIHRLKRTWEEVSRESFRTFRELSEIFSDDNNYSLSRELLVKEGTSKFATLEINPKRAQRRHQQQRDLGVMQGTIPYLGTFLTDLVMMDTAMKDYTEGGLINFEKRRKEFEVIAQIKLLQLASNNYSFTQDSHFREWFAGVEKLSEAESYNLSCEIEPLSESASNTLRAKKNGGIMKRWSDRQLTEAGCSSAPGSHSKSFDHSHYRPYQGGGGDSGDALSVTSVSSSGSDLEDVNASFLSDSPEGHERKTSTPSVKLSVSALGREAPAADTTSTFWECTSLSSLDTSGTGSSSGSASGSSSASSSSVSCSTPLSASRSHKRSVSAVSNYSTLSLPLYNQQVDDCCIIRVSLDVENGNMYKSILVTSQDKTPAVIRKAMIKHNLEREKTEEYELMQKISEDKELRIPDNANVFYAMNSTANYDFVLKKRGSARPVRAKNVASSTLPRMKQKGLKIAKGIF, encoded by the exons AGCTCGACGCAGGAGATCGGCGAGGAGGCCGAGGAGGACGCCATCTTCACCATCACGCTGAGGAAGGTGCAGCTTCACCAGTCAGCCAGTAAGGGGCAGCGATGGCTGGGCGTGGACACGGACTCCGCCCTGAGCCTCTACGAGACCTGCAAGGTGCGGACCATCAAGGCCGGTACGCTGGAGAGGCTGGTGGAGTACATGGTGTCGGCGTTCAGGGGCAAAGACTCCACCTACGTCACCATCTTCCTGTGCACCTACCGCTCCTTCGCCACCACCAAGCAGGTGCTGGATCTCCTGCTCCACAG GTATGCCAAGCTCCAAAACGTCCCTGCAGCCACTGCACACAGAGTCTCCCAGGACGACTGCACAGAGCTGAGAAA CACTGTTTCATCCATCCTTGGTGCGTGGCTGGATCAGTACTCTGAGGACTTCTGGACCCCTCCGAACTACGACTGTCTGCACCAGCTTCTGTCGTACCTTCATCGTCACTTCCCCGGCTCGGACCTGGAGCGTCGCGCCCGCAACCTGCTGGCCCATTTCCACCGCCGACAGCAGTGTGAGCCTGATCCTGATG GGGAACACATCGGCTGCCCTTTTGCAACGCAGGAAGAGAGCGGCTTTGAGGACGAACTTCCTGCTTTTAGTTTCCTGTCGTTTGACCCAATCATGGTGGCCGAGCAGTTCACGCTCATGGACGCG GATCTGTTTAAGAAGGTGGTGCCCTACCACTGCCTGGGGGGGATCTGGTCTCAGCGGGATAAGAAGGGAAAGGAGCACCTTGCTCCCACCATCAGAGCCACTGTGGCTCAGTTCAACTCAGTCACCAACTGTGTCATCACCACCTGCCTGAGCAACCCGACGCTGAAGCCCAACCAGAGAGCCAGGCTGCTGGAGAGGTGGATAGACGTGGCTCGG GAGTGTCGGATCTTGAAGAACTTCTCGTCGTTGCGAGCCATCCTCTCCGCCTTGCAGTGCAACGCCATCCACCGCCTGAAGAGGACCTGGGAGGAAGTGTCACG AGAGAGTTTCCGCACCTTCCGTGAGCTGTCCGAGATCTTCTCAGATGACAACAACTACTCCCTCAGCCGAGAGCTGCTGGTGAAG GAGGGCACCTCCAAGTTCGCCACTTTGGAAATCAACCCCAAACGAGCTCAGAGGAGAcatcaacagcagagagacCTG GGAGTGATGCAGGGGACGATTCCTTACCTGGGCACCTTCCTGACGGACCTGGTGATGATGGACACTGCCATGAAGGATTACACTGAG gGTGGTCTGATCAACTttgagaagaggagaaag GAGTTTGAGGTGATCGCTCAGATCAAACTGCTTCAGTTGGCCTCCAACAACTACAGTTTCACTCAGGACAGCCACTTCAGGGAGTGGTTCGCTGGCGTGGAGAAACTCAGCGAGGCAGAGAG CTACAATCTGTCCTGTGAGATCGAGCCTCTGTCAGAGTCGGCCAGCAACACGCTCAGAGCCAAGAAGAATGGAGGAATCATGAAACGATGGAGCGA CCGGCAGTTGACGGAGGCTGGCTGCAGCAGCGCTCCAGGCTCTCATTCCAAGTCCTTTGACCACTCACACTACAGACCATATCAAGGGGGCGGCGGGGACAGCGGCGACGCCCTCAGTGTCACATCAGTCAGCTCCAGTGGTTCAGACCTGGAGGATGTGAACGCCAGCTTCCTGTCCGATTCACCGGAGGGACATGAGAGAAAG ACGTCGACTCCCTCAGTGAAACTCAGCGTCTCTGCTTTGGGTAGagaagctccagcagcagacacaaCGTCAACG TTCTGGGAGTGTACGTCACTGTCGTCTCTGGACACCTCGGGCACGGGCTCCAGCTCCGGTTCGGCCTCCGGCTCCAGCagcgcctcctcctcttccgtCTCCTGCTCGACCCCTCTATCCGCCTCCCGCTCACACAAACGCTCGGTGTCGGCGGTGTCGAACTACTCGACTCTGTCGCTGCCGCTGTACAACCAGCAGGTGGATGACTGCTGCATCATCAGGGTCAGCCTGGACGTGGAGAACGGCAACATGTACAAGAGCATCCTG GTGACGAGCCAAGACAAGACTCCAGCCGTCATCCGGAAGGCCATGATCAAACACAACCTGGAGCGGGAGAAGACCGAGGAATATGAGCTGATGCAGAAAATCTCTGAAGACAAAG AGCTCCGGATCCCGGACAATGCCAATGTTTTCTACGCCATGAACTCCACTGCCAACTATGACTTTGTGCTAAAGAAGCGTGGCTCGGCCCGGCCGGTGCGGGCCAAGAATGTGGCCAGTTCGACGCTGCCTCGCATGAAACAGAAGGGACTGAAGATCGCTAAAGGGATTTTCTGA